TTCATGTCCATTGGTAATTTTTGTTGCCAATGCCTAGGTGAATCAGATCAGAGGGATTTAAATTCAATATCTTCAACGGCACTGCGGTTTTGCTGTCTAAGATAGTTATTCGTGGTTTTGCACCTgtttcaaattcaatattttcGCATGCAGGGTTGTTAAAGTACCGGTATATTCTGAAAACTGAAGTGTGGTATGTGGTTAGCGGTGCATTAGAGTCTCAAGTATTACAGCACGTATTTCAACCAGGTTTGCCCATCTGGGTCTATGTATAATACGTTCtgtttaatttatttttgtttatataatttcctAGTGGAGTGTTTGTGACACCCACTTGcaatcttattttatttatttctttgtgTGGCAGGGAAGACAAACTATCTATTACAGGTACATTTCACATAATGTATGAACTGTTGGTTAAGGCAGATGCTGATTTTGAAGTTCTTTGGTTGTTTTGCAGTTTTTGCTCGGGTCAGAAAGAAGTTTTGGTGATGTTTTGACTTTCTTGGATCGATCTTACATGCCCAGACTCCACATGAAAATTTTATCACTATGTTTCGAGTTTTTAACATCGCTATCCAGTTTGAGCTATTTGTCAGTATCTTATAAGAACAGTCTTCTCCGTAGGTAGAAAGGTTTTTATAGATAAGGAGAAGAAGGTTCTTATTAGTTACTAGCCAATTGCATCAAACGAGAACCATGAGAACTGCTTCTGGAATGAATTGAGAGAAACATGTGAAGATGGCATTGATCACAGCTGGATCTTACAAGAATCAGTgcagctacgatgtggtcgggccacatacttgaagtatgtggcccctctttAAATCATGACACGTCGCATAAAGTAAGAAAAATTTGGAAAACagttttattacctaactgtttttcttttttctttctattaattcctactttttctcaaaaagtgaaaCAGTTAAGGGGATTTGGAGGGGGCAGGTTTTTTTGTTAAATAGGTGTCAGAAAATGAAGAGGGGCCACATATAAAAttgatgtggcccgaccacatcgtagccggggCGTACAAGAATTGTCTTCCCCTAGGGGTAACTGTAAGGCCAACTACTTTGGAGCGTGAAGATCCGTTCACGACTTTCGCCTTGGaagatttctttctcttttcatcTGTACTTTCCTTAGAAGCAACAGCCTTCACCTTCCTCTCAAGAGAAGCAGCCTCTTTCTCCATCTGCCAATCAAGAAAGATCACAGGTTCTTTCATGTTACCATCCAATTGCATCAAACGAGTCCACTAGAACTGCTTCTGGAATATATTGAGAGAACAATATCAAGATGGCATGGAAAGCTGGATTTTTTACAATCTGTGCTTTTTCTTCATTGAGCAACTTCTGTGAACTTATTCGTGTTTGTTGCTATTTTCATGAAGTTTGGACTAAGCCTTACATTATGCAAAATCAAGTGATATGATGATTTGCTTGAGATGGCAAAGGAGTTAATCTCAAACACTGCCCTCGGTCAAATCTATGACAGCAATGCTCTAAATATCTGGGACCTGTAATATTAATATTCCTTGGTGGCAGTTTACAGATTTGTACTTTTATCTGTTATGTTTTGGAAGCTATTGGTCATATCTTAACATTTTTATTGTCGTTCTATGTGAAATCAGCTAGAGAGAGAACACTATGAATACATAACTGTTGAAGGCAAAATCGTGCACAAAAAAAGTAATCAAGTTCTCGATACAACTAAAGGATCTAACAAATCAAAATGGGTTTTCGTAATAAGAAACTCTACGCTGGCAAGGTAAGAGCAGAGGTAAACCTAAaacttttgatttttagtttaccttgatttcctcttctggCTTCGACTGATGCTTCTTCGACGTGGGGGGTCATATGACTGAATATGAAGATTTGTGAATGTCGAATGGCTTCTGAATATTGGTGTGTGTTTAGTTTGTGTTGGGCAGGGATTTGGAGAGGGATAGAAGGTGATTCTTGATGCAACATCAACAACACTGCATTGTGCTCAGCAACTGTTTGCTGAATTTCCTTAACTAAGTTAAAGACTGCGTGTAATTTGTGCTCAATTGATCTTTATATAGCAGACTTATTTTAAACGGTATGGCTGTGGTCTAGAGAATCTAAAGTTACATTTTATTTTGGGTTATCAGGGACTGGCGTATTCTATGTTTTCTTCAAGTTGGAACTTTGCAATTTCATAATTCTGAACATTAGGGAACAACAATTAGATAGACTCTGACATGAAGGGAGTAGAACCAGAAGTTTAAGTTGATGTGAATATGTTTTAATGAACCTTGCCTATCAGTTTAAAAATCATGGTTATAGACTAGCTGCATGATTGTATATTAGGCCCAAAATTTTGTAATTTTGTTGGTTAGCTATCGTATGCCATGCTCTTGGATTGAAAAGAACATTCAAAGGTGTAGAAAATTTGTGATGTCTGTTAACACTACTTATTACCAATTAAAGTGGCACACATCTACAAAACAACACTTTTCGTTTTATCTCCATGTTCTAACAATATCATTTTCTAATGACGTCTCTGACAGGTTGTTCGGAACTACGTCGGAGGAGCACCAGCCAGAAGTTAGTACGCTGAGTGATAACATGAGCATTTGAATGCGGCCAGTGGGTGATACTTTTTTTCTGAAGTCAATATGACTGAATTATCCATAAAAAATTGTTTTCGTATTCTACTCCCTTAAACCTTTGCATGGTTAATTGTacaaacaacacaataaccttaCTTGACTGAATTTTCTAGATGTTAACATCTAACTGTAGAGTACTGGATGAGTttacttagagcaactgcagtggacgactaaacccaaatttggtgtcgagtgggctggcgtaatgggacggaccatcgatcaaaatttgatcaaagagtaaaactcggaccaaatttggtcggcgattaagaccaaatccaaatatagtcgggcgtttatataatgtccgcctacccgacgggcgttggtataatgtccgcctgtagccgcgcgttggtaaagttaacgcctgatgcagggcgttggtataatgtccgcctggatggggcgttggtataatcaacgcctggcatggggcgttggtataatgtccgcctggatggggcgttggtataatcaacgccggacaccaaatttgaatggggcgttgatatagtcatgaacccaaatttgaaaagtttacaaaactttggttggggcgttgtctttatcaacgccccatttttttttttttttgaacccggccgaacgtataatctccgtcccacacaccaggcgttgctatagttcacgccccatacaggcgttgtctttatcaactccccataccaggcgttatctttatcaacgccccatgccaggcgtaatctttatctacgctggacgatgaagcggactttatatcaacgcgcgaccaaattttctcgtcacccgctacgtcacaggacggactaaacccaaatttgatctttttttttagtctttggtctttagttatgctcgcaccactgtggacgctcttagactCCGCAATACATAGAGCATTACTTCCAATTCTGTTATCCGATTCCTTACAAGAATTACTTTGCCAAAACTAGGGGTTACATGCCAGTTTTAATAAAATGTTTAATGCAttcgccacaccaaatcaaaaattcatCGCGATTTGCTCCGCCACACCAAATCCAAAATACATTGCGACGTCCCACCGtaacaaatcaaaaatgcatcgcgaTAAGGTGGTTCACCACACCATAccaaataaaaaaatccttaGGGGCGGGGCATGGCcacaacaaatcaaaaatacGGTTTAAAGAAAAGTATGCCCGATGGTAGTACGGTCTGTATCGAGACAGGGCGAGGTGAAGCCGAgacacacaccaaatcaaaaatcctgaCATGCATCGGGATGAGACGGGGAGAGGCGAAactgagccacaccaaatcaaaaatacatcgcgaCATGGTGAAACCCCACGACACCAAAACAAAAATGCACGATGGGGCGAAGCCACAtcacaccaaaccaaaaataaggttaaaagaaaaaaaatgatgatggATGGTTTTCAGGtctgcccggtgcgtagcacgggtacCAAATCTAGTGAAATCTGATATTCTCTTGAAAAaattatgaaattatttattattattattttatttatttttttgaagcatgaggtAAAATctgtttttgtttatttatttatatactatttgatgttattttattattattgtaggcTGTAAGAGATAGGATATTTTTCTAGAGCAAGTTTAGTccataattctaattttaatgtGAACTTGAGGTTCGTAGGAGAAGTGTTTTGAAAGTCGGACCAATCGGCCGAAAAAAACCCAgtgaattaattaaaatactagGTTGGTTCGGTATAGACTAATAAGTTTACAATAAGAAGATTTTGATCTCAGGATAGGTAGAATCGACCGATTAAATCAGTGAATCTGTCTGGTTTgatcaaacctaaaaatcccaTTATTGAGAATTTGGATTAGGAAAAAACATATGTGAAATATCCAAGGAATTCATTCTTCTCTTTTTCATAAACCCATTATGAAGATGGTATATATTTGTAACCAAAAGGTAAGATCTACACTTAAAAACATTAGTTTTAGATTGGAtttaaatttttatattttcaGCAGGATTAAATTGACCTTTATTTATTAAAaagtttttaaaataaaatttcttTCTAAGTAAATATGAAAGACCAAGAGATAGGAGAAACATAGATTTTTATTGATAGGGTTTGCATAGTAGTACATTGTATCttttatatactaggaaaatgaaaaattaaaagaCTATCGTTTTGAACCGTACATACATGAGCATGGGCCCTTTAACACTCCCCTTTGTGCCAACAATGGAACTCTAGATTtattgcctcattaaaatcttGACAAGAAAAAACCCAGTGGGAGAAAACATTGACGAAGGGAAAAAAGTACAACGTGTTGAACCCTAGTAAAGTTGTTCCATGAGAGTTGACCACTTCTCTTGTTGCTTAAAAACTCCTAAAAATAAAAACCTCGTGGGAAAAAGATAATCTCAAGCGGGGAGTCACAACCCTGGTGTTGCTgatgtctcattaaaaaccttaccGAGTAACAAAATCCATTGGGACAAAATAAAATCGGTGAAGGGAAAAAAAGTTCAACAGacactccccctgatgtcgacatcatatcattAGGTATTCCCCCTGATGTCGCCATCTCCTCTTGATTGCATTCAAGGGAGTTCAGATAATTTTCTTAGTCTGATACTTTTGACatgtttttcaaaattttatttaggCAATGACTTAGTAAATAGGTTTGTCGCATTCTTATCAAATTTTACTTGACTGatttgaattttcagaaaagaCTGTTGTTGTTGATTGTAAAAGAACTTTGGTGATATATGCTTCGTATCATCACCCTTAATGTACCATTGATTCATATTTTCGATGCAAGTTGCATTATCCTCATAGATGCAAGTTGGATCATCAGTGGTAGAACTCATACTAGATGTCTCTCGAATGTGTGTAATGATAGACCTTCACCAGATGCACTCACGAACCGCCTCGTGCAAGGCAGTGATCTCAGAGTGGTTCGTGGAGGTAGCCACAAGAGTCTGCTTGGTCGATCTCCAAGATAACGTTGTGTTTTCAATAGTGAACACATAACCAGTTTGTGATCGACCTTTATGTGGGTCGGAGAGGTACCCAGCATCagcaaaatcaaccaaaacattatttggggtTTCAGTGTAGGGAGTTGAATTTCCATTAGCGGTCCTTCTTACTTCTTCATAGGGATAAAATAAACCCGTGTCAATGGTTCCTTTTAGGTATCTGAAAACATTCTTTATATCATTCTAATGACGTTGCGTAGGCACTAAGttgtatctagctaacaagttcactgagaatGATATGTCGGGTCAAGTACATTGCACTAAGTACAATAACACGTATGCACTCTCATAATCCATAAatatttctttgttctctggaatcatctCAAACATCGGAGAGTCCTCCATTAatgattcatggacatacaaTAATCAGAGAGAATCTCATGAGATAGATTATCTGCATCGATGATACATGAATATTTTGTGTCTTActcatttttttcttccttggTTGAGTATCAACCGAACCAAGTGGTCTTCCCCTCTTCCTTTGTGGGGACACGGCCTCAGCTatacttccactaagtgtaggtTTAACACCTTTATATAGGGTTCCTTTTCCCATATTAGGGATGTCTAACCTTGCAGGCACGTTTGCAAATGGTATGTGTGATCACGTCACTTTACCAATATCAGTAAATGCACCAGGCATTGAATTTGCCACATTTTGAAGATAAATAACTCTTCACTCCACTTTCACCTTGTGAGGTGCGGGGATCAAGATGAGAcaaagtgggaacacaccacgacaattcatgttgTTCCCTTAGGAAATCCTTTTGAatgctgataagtgcataattcatatgattttagtgtccattccatacttttaATTTTTTTCCCTAATAATAATTAATCCAAAAAAGAAAGAGGATCAAACTTACAAGGAATGGCGggcagcctagcaacaagctgagcgccaatacccttttgaataacaatccctagcctatgaaaaagagaattgcctagATTGAAATTAGCTTCATGCCTATCCATGCAATTTCTCAACCTCTTAAGGAAAGAAATTGTATCTGCACCGAGCTCACCCAAAGTGGAAAAAGCCAAAACACCAAACCTATAACCATGCAAAGAGCATTTTTCCAAATACTTGTTGTTTTTACGAGTGATAGTAGCCGAGATAGCATGCCCTGGGGTAAAATTGGTCATCGCGCTTGTGAAGGGAGAGACACCGGTAACATCTCGAGTGATAGCAGCTGAGATAacttccatacttgttttagctattactcttgcatattttcgtattattactcttgttttctcttgtttgcatctattatgtgaatcatccaaaaaggagctacaaagttctgaaaagagctaagaagataagtattccaagtatccaagtgccaaagtccaagagaagtggaagaaaagcaacgaaaaggagcaaaacacacataatcaagagaagggccaaagaccaatcttaactcattcaaattaaggatttctcatcaccatcttgaatagaatttaaatataaaaagaatgcaaaaagaatgaggtcattccgagttcggatgaagaagttgtggccaaaacagttttattgaaaaccgaagatagtgcagtccgcgaactgggtttgcggacgtggttcgcagacttatttccgaaaatttctactggatttggaagtttgcggactaggttcgcgcacttagcaaaggggaaacgtgtatttactccttggaaggcctaagggcacgtttgggaacgttaattcgttattttgggtcgggttcttgaaccgaacccaatacgtgaacgccaagcaatgtaaaacatataaaaaggtattaggttatgtga
This genomic stretch from Papaver somniferum cultivar HN1 chromosome 5, ASM357369v1, whole genome shotgun sequence harbors:
- the LOC113282026 gene encoding uncharacterized protein LOC113282026 isoform X5, with the translated sequence MNSSVGTSDSVIRPVQGLLKYRYILKTEVWYVVSGALESQVLQHVFQPGKTNYLLQFLLGSERSFGDVLTFLDRSYMPRLHMKILSLCFEFLTSLSSLSYLSVSYKNSLLRR